A window from SAR202 cluster bacterium encodes these proteins:
- a CDS encoding signal recognition particle protein, protein MFETLSDKLNGVFSKLGNKGRLTEKDVDEALREVRKALLEADVNFKVARDFVARIRARAVGEDVLTSLSPGQMVVKITNEELTKMLGSEVSKLTPAPRAPSVVLMVGLNGSGKTTTSAKLARLLKQGGQMPLLIACDLQRPAAIQQLETLGGQIDVEVYKRAGNETTVQVARDGIKRAVAKGAAWAIVDTAGRFQIDDELMKELEAVKAAVNPVETILVLDAMTGQEAVNAAKEFNTRIGVTGLVMSKLDGDARGGAALSIVSETGVPIKFMGIGERVEALEPFYPDRLASRILGMGDVLTFIEKAQQNIDQQKAMELEKKLRHNTFDLDDFLGQLQQIKKMGPLSQVLDMVPGFSAIKKKVPDEDLSEKQMKKVEAIICSMTAQERKKPEMIDGSRRRRIAQGSGTTPQDVNQLLNQFRQMQKMMKQMSSGKGMRNLTRMFQ, encoded by the coding sequence ATGTTCGAGACCCTTTCTGACAAGTTAAACGGCGTCTTCAGCAAGCTGGGCAACAAGGGCCGACTTACTGAGAAGGACGTTGATGAGGCGCTGCGCGAGGTGCGCAAGGCCCTCCTCGAAGCGGACGTCAACTTCAAGGTCGCCCGCGATTTCGTGGCCCGCATCCGAGCGCGCGCCGTGGGCGAAGACGTGCTGACGAGCCTCTCTCCCGGGCAGATGGTGGTGAAGATCACCAATGAAGAGCTCACAAAGATGCTGGGCTCCGAGGTGAGCAAGCTCACGCCCGCGCCCAGGGCCCCTTCGGTCGTGCTCATGGTCGGCCTCAACGGCTCCGGGAAGACGACCACCTCCGCCAAGCTCGCCCGCCTGCTCAAGCAGGGCGGCCAGATGCCCCTACTGATCGCCTGCGATCTCCAGCGCCCGGCAGCTATTCAGCAGCTCGAGACGCTGGGCGGGCAGATCGACGTCGAAGTCTACAAGCGCGCCGGCAACGAGACGACTGTGCAGGTGGCGCGGGACGGCATCAAGCGCGCCGTCGCAAAGGGCGCCGCTTGGGCCATCGTCGATACCGCCGGCCGCTTCCAGATCGACGACGAGCTAATGAAGGAGCTCGAGGCCGTCAAGGCTGCGGTAAACCCCGTCGAGACGATCCTGGTGCTGGACGCCATGACAGGCCAGGAGGCGGTTAACGCCGCGAAGGAGTTCAACACCCGCATCGGCGTAACAGGACTGGTGATGTCCAAGCTGGACGGCGATGCCCGCGGCGGAGCGGCGCTCTCGATCGTGAGCGAGACCGGGGTGCCAATCAAATTCATGGGCATTGGCGAGCGCGTGGAGGCGCTGGAGCCGTTCTACCCGGACCGCCTCGCCTCGCGCATACTCGGCATGGGCGACGTACTGACCTTCATTGAGAAGGCGCAGCAAAACATCGACCAGCAGAAGGCCATGGAGCTTGAAAAGAAGCTCCGCCACAACACCTTCGACCTGGACGACTTTCTCGGCCAGCTCCAGCAGATTAAGAAAATGGGCCCGCTCAGCCAGGTGCTGGACATGGTGCCCGGCTTCTCGGCAATCAAGAAAAAAGTGCCGGACGAGGATTTGAGCGAGAAGCAGATGAAGAAAGTCGAAGCCATTATCTGCTCCATGACGGCCCAGGAGCGCAAGAAGCCGGAGATGATCGACGGTAGCCGCCGCCGTCGGATCGCCCAGGGCAGCGGCACCACGCCCCAGGACGTCAACCAGCTCCTCAACCAGTTCCGCCAAATGCAGAAGAT